CTTCATACTGCCACTACATTTGTACCGGGTCATCAGTCAAGCTTTGTGTAGATGGTCTAGGTCGACATTGAAGAAGATGGTTAAATGGGAAGATGTGTTGAATCCCAGATACTGATGATTTTCACTAACTATAGTCTTGTAATGGGGAAACATACTTGGAACCCCACAAGACAAAGAGTGGATAAACAACAGGGTATGAGAGGGAAACTTTGATCCTATTCTTGTTTACTCTTCCTTCGGCAAGCTCGGTCGCTCCCTTCCGGAGATTTTCTCCACTTGCGTGGTTAACCTAACAAAAACAGGCAAAACTTGTTGAGACAGCTTCGCACATCCTGAAGGCCAGCAACACTGGCGAAGGGATGCAGAAGCAGAAACCTTTGGAGCATTTCCAACTCAAATTGGCAGATTATTGCGGATCGTGCATAAGTCTCCACCGAGATTTCCATTTGACGTCAACCGTCGTACAGTCATAGTAGACCCCGTTTGTTATTGTATGCACAGTCATTCTTAGCCTATTAGTATCCACTTCCGGACGCACAACCATATTTCGTATCATGATTATCGTGTACGCTTGGGAAATCCAAAACATCTAGTGTGAATCCTTACTGAAGAAGCGCAAGCTCCACTGCATACAAAAGTTCGACAGATTGCGATAGCTGCAATAGCATTATCTAACGGAAACAACTACATACATACAAGGAAGTGAGCTTGTCGCTGAAGGGTTCACTCTTACAGCCTACCTACTGATTTAAAGCTGAGCATATGCGCACCAGCAAATGCAGATAGCGCAACACTCCCATGTCAATATTTACAGACACCAAACCAGCACTAACACCATTTCCATGGACAAAGCCCCTTGTACCCAGCCATTCAAAAGCTTTTAGAAGCTGTTTACGGCTTCAGTTCGGTCCTGAATCGCCATTCTCTCTGAAATTTCAGCCAAAGACTTGAGATTGTATCTGATATAGGCCTCGACGAAGTAGCATGTGTCGTCCTTCGTGTTCCCATCAGGCACATCTACTACAAATGACTCGATCACCAGCGTCCCTGGCCTGCCTTCAATCGTATCAGGATGGACAGTCATAATTGAAGAATAGTTCTGCAGAGTTGCGGAAACAACAAGTGTTAAATCACGATAAGGTGGAGACAGTAATGTGATTATGTTTTCGTTAACAAAAGTCATACTCTGCCTTCATCCTTCTAGTACTATTGTGCAGTATTAGAAGCCAGTAGTCTCATAATCACACCTGCATACTTTACAATGAACCCTTCCCTTTATTCTAGTAAACAAGTAGGGGACATGCTCTCTTACGCTGTCCGGCGCAAACACCAAACAAACCACAAAAGAGCCAAAACTACAGAacgaaggatcgatcggcagGAACTAGATAAATACCAAAGAGGGAATGCATCTAAAGATGAGGCGATTAGAGGAGTTACCTTGAGTCTGTGATCACCACCAACGATTCTAATGCCAAGGATGTGCTCCTCGTCATCAAGAAGTTCCAATCTCTCAGTGCTGGTTGTAGCAGGAAGCCCCGACTTGACATTCACTTCTCTAACGCTCCCTATGCCCAAATCGCCCTTCACGATACACCGGCTGACAAAGGGCTTGTACTTCTGAGGTTGATCAAATCTTCTCACCAGAGACCACACCTATCGAAAGAGTAGAGGATTTTGTTCATAAGACGAAGGGGAAAAGCGCAACAATGAGAAATTCCACAAAGCAACAACAAAACCCATGTGTTCTTGTCCAGCATTATCCAGCTTCTTCCGTTTTACTCTAGGAGATAGCTACAACCATCAAATtcccaaaagagaagaaaaccagGAAGATACTGATTGAGGACATAGAGAaatctatcttttttttcaccaaataagCACGAGAACCCAGATAACCAATTCAAAGAAACTCAAATGACTACACATCTTGTATGATTTGAACCGAGATAACTTGTGCAGAGGAGCAGTTTGTTAAAGTTTGATCTGTTTACACTTGTGACACGTATGATTTGAGCCTGGAGTGGGTGATGACTTTCCACTTGCATTTGAAGTTTTGGGCTAATTAAAAGACTAAGTTAATTatcaaaaaggacaaaaaaaaaaaaacaaatgaatgctCATCTTTGAGTTTAGTGAGATGAAAGCAGAGACAAATCTCCAATTTGAACATGGGCATCGGTCCGGCTCAAAAGGTTAAGCTGATAGCTGAGTTGTCGGTGCGAATACATGCGTTAAGTCCACAAATGACTTGTGGAATGCTCGAAAAAGGAAGATCATCACAACCGCGATCTCGTCATTCCAACCCAGGAAAGAACTCCGCATTTTGGAACGACCCATGCGAAATTCGGGAAAAACGAATTCTTTTGAGAAACCAGCCAAGAGATTGAAGGCAGATAAAAACAGAtcaggagagagggagagaaagcaGAAGCTGACGATTCCCGCAAGGACCTTCCTAAAGAAGTTAATACTGCTCCCATCAAGAAGCAAAGCGAGCTGACGAATCACAACAAGGGTGGGTGTCGAGCATACCAGGTGAACCGGAGCTTTGATGCGCTTGATGACAGCGGAGGTGCACTGCCTCTCTCCGGCCTCATGCCTGTGATGCCTCCCGATGTACTGGGCCTCCATAATCCTCGACGCGTCACCACCGTCCATCTCCGGGGCTTACCGAGCGGGACTCAGAGCAAGAGGTGCCCACCGTCTACTGTGCAGATAAGGAAGAGGAAGCGAGCTGCAGAAACTGAGAGATGGATgacgcggaggaggaggaggaggaagaagaagaagaagaagaagaaggcggcaTTAAAGCGGTCTGATTGGTTAGCTTAGCTTTGGGAGGATATCAAGAATCGTCCAATGGGAACCTCGTAACCACCCACTTTGTGTTGCCTTTAAACGTGGTCTCCCCCTGGGGCCCACCACCACTTGCACTATCTAATTTTGCCCCCGTCAAACCCTCCGTATCATGTAAAATTAAGGTCATGCTGGGTAATGTTTCTGTTCctaaaaatatatttagaatagaaatattTATTTGTGTTTCTATTTCCGACTACAattttcgagaatagaaacacgttaagcaaatataaaaaaaatatttttctcaccaaaaggaaggatcggCAACCGGTGGCTGGCCGGAGGCAGAGGGGGGCAGAGGTCGCCGATCGCCTCCGCCCTCCGTCGCCCGCGGCGGGcggccgcttcaactcctcgtCAATGATAGTGAGCAGCGGTAACTTGCACGAGCTtgccctcgagttgtttctaaaaagtgttccaaaaccaataaacaagttttttttgttttttttgttttgcttcaaaagtgtttcttttttcaaaagtgttccccGAAATacttttggaatatttttcaaccatacgcgtttctgttccgaaagtgttccgggaacactttcggAATGTAAATACTTTCCAggaagtgttaccatacggactCTAAGTTGCTAAAACTAAAAGATTTACCCGCAAATTGTATTAGAAAAATCTCACCTCGAATAATCGATGTAGCGTgaacaattaatatattcaTATCATTGACTTGAAGTTTTTGAGTAAAGACAAGCCCAACCGAATACGTTAACGAGCTCGGactttggctttttttttggcaatctcGATTTTTTGTGCCCACTCCCGATAAATGGCATTAGATACCGATGGTAAATTGGTGTGCTCTTCGAGAATGAATCTAATAACCAACGCGGCTGGAGAAAGTGACAAGGGATGAAGTTAGGCTTCCTCTTGATGATCTCCCTAAATAAAGATATCGAGTTTCTGCACCGCGCTACCAACAGAAGGAACACACGATGCTGATATAGCGCATAAATATCGAGGATCGAAAGTCAAGAGGAGATGGGGAGAAAGAAAGGCGATTGTCGGTGTTGGGGTATGGTTCATACTTTCTATTAATAGGAAGACACGTGGGTCTCGCTCTATAATGAGAGGGGGGGTTCGGGGGAGCCGCCCCAGTAGGGGTATCAAGAAAGCAGCACTCCCTAGATACTATAGGGCTTTTATAGTTGAAGAAGTTTGGGTCGTATCCATGAATAAATActattatatatactctttttcgtttgtaattgaggaatgtaacgagaggtgcgatgtgctaataATAGTAAAATCCTCTGTTGGACGTAATTCTAGTTTACGGGTAAGTCgggataaaatctcgtatcttgatttctctttttttttttttttaacgttttatttcgttttgattgtgcattaaatcaTAACAGTTCGGAGGCCACTGCAATCGTAGCTGTCACTAGTTGGGCAAAGGGTCATCGAACCCACACATGCCCTCGCATAAAAGGGAAGATAAGGTCGGTTCGGCAACACCCGTCTATGCACGGCGGAGGATCCAACCCCGCCTTCTTAACAATAAGAATACCCATCACGCTACCAAAACAGAGGTATCGAATCGGTCTGCGAAGAACCATAGAAAAAAGTAAGTGAGATCCACGCAAGTTCTGTAACGTATCTGTGAACGAATGTGGTGCGCCCCGAATGCATCATCATGTGCACGTCTTTGCTTTTTCTCGATGGGGCGCACCAGCCTCATGAGGTTGCAAGTGAAAAGCGAAGGGGTGCACCATTCCAAAGTGGTAAAACCTGTGGCGAGGTGGTGGAACGCAATTGCCCATGGACAAAATTCTTGGGTGGGACAGCAAGATCCATCACGATCTACAGAGCTTCTTCACTCATCCCCCCACCCCCACTCCCCATCGACAAAATTTGCCTCGCGTGGGACGGTTGAGATGCTCccaacttgatttttttttccccctccctcCATATTCGTCCTATCCACGATCGATCCGTCGTTTTCCTTCTGATTCTCGTCGTGGAGCTCACATGATCGATCGGGGGAGATGGACTCGATCGGCATGATCCGCAGACTAttccgttttctttttttttctttttgtcccgGTCGCATTGCTCTCGATAAAGGGGCGGCGATCCCTTCCGATTAGGTTTTCCTCCAATAGCCGAGGGCCATGTACATCCATTGCAATCGAACATGGCCGCTCTTTTCAGTTGCTTGGTTATGTTCTAACCTGGGCGTTTACGAAAAGGGTGTCTTTTTGACCCTTCGAGCTGTTCTTTTCACCGAACAGCAAAACATAATGTCATGTTGGTTGTTTCATCATTGGCCGCATTGACCCTTTTTATATTGTCGAGCAACGTGGTCTATGTATGAACAttcatttatgaattttaaaAGCTTTCAAGTCCGTTGACTTCTAGTCCTCTAAAGCGCTCTACAGCTTGACAAAAGGCACAGGTGATATTTTAAGACCCAAAAAATCCAGAGGCTGCAAATAGTAATCGTGGTTTGCATACTAGCCATGATCATCATACGTATCCCAAgtataaaaagaaataattctacccgatttttctttttttttgggatagaaattaattttaccAGATGgctttgcatattttgaaaaaaattgtcaaaaaagttataaacctattgcacttttatcaattgacTCATAAACaatttaattgtaccaattgagctctaaattttttaacgtTTTGCCAATCAAGTtcatccggttaattttaacCGAAAACGTGTACGTTAATAGTCTTATGTGGCACAGTCAATACTGACACGGACATCATCATCGGGGTATTGTCCCTCATTAGTTGGAGCTAGAGAGAGCCTGTACGTCCACGCATCTTCTCTTTTCGAGGAAGACAGAgaaccactcaagcacttcttCAACACTGATCTCCAGGCCAACTAAAACCCTAACTCA
The sequence above is drawn from the Rhodamnia argentea isolate NSW1041297 chromosome 9, ASM2092103v1, whole genome shotgun sequence genome and encodes:
- the LOC115748532 gene encoding abscisic acid receptor PYL9-like, translating into MDGGDASRIMEAQYIGRHHRHEAGERQCTSAVIKRIKAPVHLVWSLVRRFDQPQKYKPFVSRCIVKGDLGIGSVREVNVKSGLPATTSTERLELLDDEEHILGIRIVGGDHRLKNYSSIMTVHPDTIEGRPGTLVIESFVVDVPDGNTKDDTCYFVEAYIRYNLKSLAEISERMAIQDRTEAVNSF